The following are from one region of the bacterium genome:
- a CDS encoding TPM domain-containing protein: MPKRSDRPRSFLRPEERAAVMLAIRAAEQSSSAELRLHIERDVPSKAPIGGDPYARARALFASMGMHATEARNGVLFYLATRSRRFAVLGDEALHAQVGEAFWPEVAALMAGHFAEDRFGAGLAAGVARVGERLAAHFPYRADDVNELPDQISFES, translated from the coding sequence ATGCCCAAGCGCAGCGATCGACCGCGTAGTTTTCTGCGCCCCGAAGAGAGGGCGGCGGTGATGCTCGCCATCCGCGCCGCCGAGCAGAGCAGCAGTGCCGAGCTCCGCCTGCACATCGAGCGCGACGTGCCGAGCAAAGCGCCCATCGGCGGCGACCCCTACGCCCGCGCCCGCGCCCTTTTCGCGTCAATGGGCATGCACGCCACCGAGGCGCGCAACGGCGTGCTCTTCTACCTGGCGACGCGCTCACGGCGCTTCGCGGTGCTCGGCGACGAGGCCCTGCACGCGCAGGTCGGCGAGGCCTTCTGGCCAGAGGTGGCGGCGCTGATGGCCGGGCACTTCGCCGAAGACCGTTTCGGCGCAGGTCTCGCGGCCGGCGTCGCCCGTGTCGGCGAGCGGCTCGCCGCGCACTTCCCGTATCGCGCCGACGACGTCAACGAGCTGCCCGATCAGATCTCCTTCGAGTCCTGA
- a CDS encoding TPM domain-containing protein yields MLRPRGAALALSACLLAAALAASGAAAALPPPPALHFDDAVGLVSRSEATRFADALSAFEQRTGIQFVIAVQPDYEGDLLDYAARLYEHWGLGKQGEFRGVLFLVVPERGASRLEVGYGLEEQLPDVVAARILREMQALPRKPAAARFAFVMQRVAERVAPDDPLAKGQSGLPRARRERGPGITGIVPLIFIVMFLLGIGRRSLLGPMIIGSALGSSRRRRSGWGGGGGFGGFGGGGGGGGFGGFSGGGGFSGGGGASGGW; encoded by the coding sequence ATGCTTCGCCCGCGCGGCGCCGCGCTCGCCCTCAGCGCCTGCCTGCTCGCGGCCGCCCTGGCCGCGAGCGGCGCGGCGGCCGCGCTGCCCCCGCCACCCGCCCTGCACTTCGATGACGCCGTCGGCCTCGTCAGCCGCAGCGAGGCGACGCGCTTCGCCGACGCGCTCTCCGCCTTCGAGCAGCGCACGGGCATCCAGTTCGTGATCGCCGTCCAGCCCGATTACGAGGGCGACCTGCTGGACTACGCGGCGCGTCTGTACGAGCACTGGGGCCTGGGCAAGCAGGGCGAGTTCCGCGGCGTGCTCTTCCTCGTCGTCCCCGAGCGCGGCGCGAGCAGGCTCGAGGTGGGCTACGGCCTCGAGGAGCAACTGCCGGACGTGGTCGCCGCGCGCATCCTGCGCGAGATGCAGGCGCTGCCCCGCAAGCCGGCCGCCGCGCGCTTCGCTTTCGTCATGCAGCGCGTGGCCGAGCGCGTGGCGCCGGACGACCCGCTGGCCAAGGGGCAGTCGGGCCTCCCGCGCGCCCGCCGCGAGCGGGGGCCGGGCATCACGGGGATCGTCCCGCTCATCTTCATCGTCATGTTCCTGCTCGGCATCGGCCGGCGCTCGCTGCTCGGCCCCATGATCATCGGCTCGGCCCTGGGCAGCAGCCGCCGGCGGCGCAGCGGCTGGGGTGGCGGTGGTGGCTTCGGCGGCTTCGGGGGCGGCGGAGGTGGCGGCGGCTTTGGCGGCTTCTCCGGCGGCGGCGGCTTCTCCGGCGGCGGCGGCGCGAGCGGAGGTTGGTAG
- a CDS encoding LemA family protein, with protein sequence MKKGLLALIAVVVLLLILVGSFSGQYNRFVGLQEGVEGQWGNVENVYQRRADLIPNLVETVKGYAEHEQETLTAVVEARAKATQMQAQLTPEALNDPETMAKFQQVQGELSSALARLMVVVERYPDLKANQNFLDLQAQLEGTENRIAVERRRFNDLARDYNTAIRRFPGNIIAGLFNFGAKAYFEAAEGAAQAPKVDFGN encoded by the coding sequence ATGAAGAAGGGCCTGCTCGCGCTCATCGCGGTCGTCGTGCTGCTGCTCATTCTCGTCGGCAGCTTCAGCGGCCAGTACAACCGCTTCGTCGGCCTCCAGGAGGGCGTCGAAGGCCAGTGGGGCAACGTCGAGAACGTCTACCAGCGCCGGGCCGATCTCATCCCCAACCTCGTGGAGACGGTCAAGGGCTACGCCGAGCACGAGCAGGAGACCCTGACGGCCGTGGTCGAGGCGCGCGCCAAGGCCACGCAGATGCAGGCCCAGCTCACGCCCGAGGCCCTGAACGACCCGGAGACGATGGCGAAGTTCCAGCAGGTGCAGGGCGAGCTGAGCTCCGCCCTCGCCCGCCTGATGGTGGTGGTCGAGCGCTATCCCGACCTCAAGGCCAATCAGAACTTCCTCGACCTGCAGGCCCAGCTCGAGGGGACGGAGAATCGCATCGCGGTCGAGCGGCGCCGCTTCAACGACCTGGCGCGCGACTACAACACGGCGATCCGCCGCTTCCCGGGCAACATCATCGCCGGGCTCTTCAACTTCGGCGCCAAGGCCTACTTCGAGGCCGCTGAGGGCGCCGCCCAGGCCCCCAAGGTCGACTTCGGGAACTAG
- a CDS encoding efflux RND transporter permease subunit, translating to MNIPQFSVDRKILVNMIFLILVVSGLALYRDLPREFFPNANLNEALVMVTYPGASAHEVEQQVTVKLEDAVAELDGLDEVMSSSQQGIAMVDLLIDEGTDLDKFMLDLQAVVNNIPDLPADAEDPVFLELDASIIQPVCFIAIGGEAEEAALLEVAEDLKKELTELPGVRKVDIEGLRETEVHVDVDPDLLEHHGLSLGEVIAALAGRNLDLPGGHAELGAREYALRILGKVQRLEEIGATVLRGDGVHSVRLAQVATVRSAPEERRSSTWLNGARAGNLTLYKKVDGDAIAIMERVRALVARYNETLPVPVRLEVRNDTSELIEERLGIMTDNAWLTAILVGGLLFVFLGWINAVLVLIGIPFTFLVGFLLMSVTGMSINMLPLCALIKALGMIVDDAIVVVDNIQRRLELGQPLRRATIQGAREVMSPVISAVLTTVAGFLPLLFMTGMIGDFMSAIPLTISFALLASLLEAILMLPSHAFELNAWTEGLRRRLGRAPRYIIDEDDAVGARAFARPAATITPGGLRGATLVRQRNPLQRRLEGVYRRHLAFTLRHRYWAVASVVLLAIVSAGLLRFIPVEMFHAEDFDAITLRFELPAGTPLAASERRAAAVEAIVREVVRPEELKGIVSSVGFQVVNYQYVRGAERAQLDLDLVSAADRERSDTELMALIRRRLEREPGFTGLALGRPDSGPPTGKPVELRVLGPRFEVLEELGAQVRGVLAGIPGVVDIADDFDRSNLEYRVEVDPERAAALGLSNAQVATTLNAAFQGVPATVFTDADGEDRDVVVRLAPAFQGDLATLQRLTVAGPRGQVPLTSVADFSRDRNFTNIRRFDRERAITITADLAEGQTSTAVNRILQARFAGFAQDHPGYRLDYGGEFERTAESFRSLFLLVPVAMLAIFMILATQFNSVIQPFVVLFTVPFSFIGVVIGLLVMGYHFTIPAMTGIIALMGLVVNNSIVMVDFINQSRGRGVGRWFSITRSGVTRMRPILLTTVTTIVGLSSLTVASTGASKIMVPMAVSMIWGLAFATVLTLFLIPALVGIVDDVGLRFRLGQSYRLYGPKR from the coding sequence ATGAACATCCCCCAGTTCTCGGTGGACCGGAAGATCCTGGTCAACATGATCTTCCTCATCCTCGTGGTGTCGGGGCTCGCCCTTTACCGCGACCTGCCGCGGGAGTTCTTCCCCAACGCCAATCTCAACGAAGCGCTGGTGATGGTGACCTACCCGGGCGCCTCGGCGCACGAGGTCGAGCAGCAGGTCACGGTCAAGCTGGAGGACGCGGTCGCGGAGCTGGACGGCCTCGACGAGGTGATGAGCAGCTCGCAGCAGGGCATCGCCATGGTCGATCTCCTGATCGACGAGGGCACGGACCTGGACAAGTTCATGCTCGACCTGCAGGCGGTGGTGAACAACATCCCCGACCTGCCCGCGGACGCCGAGGATCCCGTCTTCCTCGAGCTGGACGCCTCCATCATCCAGCCGGTCTGCTTCATCGCCATCGGCGGCGAGGCCGAAGAGGCCGCGCTGCTCGAGGTGGCGGAAGATCTCAAGAAGGAGCTGACCGAGCTGCCCGGCGTGCGCAAGGTGGACATCGAAGGCCTGCGCGAGACGGAGGTGCACGTCGACGTCGACCCCGACCTGCTCGAGCACCACGGGCTCTCGCTCGGCGAGGTGATCGCGGCGCTGGCCGGCCGCAACCTCGACCTGCCCGGTGGCCACGCCGAGCTCGGCGCGCGCGAGTACGCCCTGCGGATCCTCGGCAAGGTCCAGCGCCTCGAGGAGATCGGCGCCACCGTGCTGCGCGGGGATGGCGTGCACAGCGTGCGGCTCGCGCAGGTGGCGACGGTGCGCAGCGCGCCCGAGGAGCGCCGCTCCAGCACGTGGCTGAACGGCGCGCGCGCCGGCAACCTGACCCTCTACAAGAAGGTCGACGGCGACGCGATCGCGATCATGGAGCGCGTGCGGGCGCTCGTCGCGCGCTACAATGAGACGCTGCCGGTGCCGGTGCGGCTCGAGGTGCGCAACGACACCTCCGAGCTGATCGAGGAGCGCCTGGGCATCATGACCGACAACGCCTGGCTGACGGCCATCCTCGTCGGCGGGCTGCTCTTCGTCTTCCTCGGCTGGATCAACGCGGTGCTGGTGCTGATCGGCATCCCCTTCACCTTCCTCGTCGGCTTCCTCTTGATGAGCGTGACGGGCATGAGCATCAACATGCTCCCCCTCTGCGCCCTGATCAAGGCGCTCGGCATGATCGTGGACGACGCCATCGTCGTCGTGGACAACATCCAGCGCCGCCTCGAGCTGGGCCAGCCGCTGCGGCGCGCGACGATCCAGGGCGCGCGCGAGGTGATGTCGCCGGTGATCTCGGCCGTGCTGACCACGGTGGCCGGTTTCCTGCCCCTGCTCTTCATGACCGGCATGATCGGCGACTTCATGAGCGCGATCCCGCTCACCATATCCTTCGCGCTGCTGGCCAGCCTGCTCGAGGCGATTCTCATGCTGCCCAGCCACGCCTTCGAGCTGAATGCCTGGACCGAGGGCCTGCGCCGCCGCCTCGGCCGCGCGCCGCGCTACATCATCGACGAGGACGACGCGGTGGGTGCCCGCGCGTTCGCCCGCCCGGCGGCCACCATCACGCCCGGCGGCCTGCGCGGCGCGACCCTCGTGCGCCAGCGGAATCCGTTGCAGCGACGCCTGGAGGGCGTCTATCGGCGCCACCTCGCCTTCACGCTCCGGCACCGCTACTGGGCCGTGGCCAGCGTCGTGCTGCTCGCGATCGTCAGCGCCGGGCTCCTGCGCTTCATCCCCGTGGAGATGTTCCACGCCGAGGACTTCGACGCCATCACGCTGCGCTTCGAGCTGCCGGCCGGCACGCCGCTGGCCGCCAGCGAGCGCCGCGCGGCCGCGGTGGAAGCCATCGTGCGCGAGGTCGTGCGCCCCGAGGAGCTCAAGGGCATCGTCAGCTCCGTGGGCTTCCAGGTGGTCAACTACCAGTACGTGCGCGGCGCCGAGCGCGCGCAGCTCGACCTCGACCTCGTCTCGGCCGCCGACCGCGAGCGCAGCGACACCGAGCTGATGGCCTTGATCCGCCGGCGCCTCGAGCGCGAACCGGGGTTCACGGGCCTCGCGCTGGGGCGTCCCGACAGCGGGCCGCCCACGGGCAAGCCAGTCGAGTTGCGCGTGCTCGGGCCGCGCTTCGAGGTGCTCGAGGAGCTGGGCGCGCAGGTGCGCGGGGTGCTCGCGGGCATTCCCGGTGTCGTGGACATCGCCGACGACTTCGATCGCTCCAACCTGGAGTATCGGGTGGAGGTCGATCCGGAGCGCGCCGCCGCCCTCGGCCTGAGCAACGCGCAGGTGGCCACCACGCTGAACGCGGCCTTCCAGGGCGTGCCGGCCACTGTCTTCACGGACGCCGACGGCGAGGACCGCGACGTCGTCGTGCGCCTCGCGCCTGCCTTCCAGGGCGACCTGGCCACGCTCCAGCGCCTCACGGTGGCCGGGCCGCGCGGCCAGGTGCCGCTGACGAGCGTCGCCGACTTCAGCCGCGACCGCAACTTCACGAACATCCGCCGCTTCGACCGCGAGCGCGCGATCACGATCACGGCCGATCTCGCCGAGGGGCAGACGAGCACGGCCGTGAACCGCATCCTCCAGGCGCGCTTCGCCGGCTTCGCGCAGGACCACCCGGGCTACCGGCTCGACTACGGCGGCGAGTTCGAGCGCACGGCCGAGAGCTTCCGCTCGCTCTTCCTGCTCGTGCCCGTGGCGATGCTGGCCATCTTCATGATCCTCGCCACGCAGTTCAACTCGGTGATCCAGCCCTTCGTCGTGCTCTTCACCGTGCCCTTCAGCTTCATCGGCGTGGTGATCGGCCTGCTCGTGATGGGCTACCACTTCACGATCCCGGCGATGACCGGCATCATCGCGCTGATGGGGCTGGTCGTGAACAACTCCATCGTCATGGTGGACTTCATCAACCAGTCGCGCGGGCGCGGCGTGGGCCGCTGGTTCTCGATCACCCGCTCGGGCGTGACGCGCATGCGGCCCATCCTGCTCACGACGGTGACCACGATCGTCGGCCTTTCCTCGCTGACGGTGGCGAGCACGGGAGCGAGCAAGATCATGGTGCCCATGGCCGTCAGCATGATCTGGGGCCTGGCCTTCGCCACGGTGCTGACGCTCTTCCTGATCCCGGCTCTGGTGGGCATCGTCGACGACGTCGGCCTGCGCTTCCGCCTGGGCCAGTCCTACCGGCTCTACGGCCCCAAGCGCTGA